The genomic region GGTACCCTACAAGTTACCACACTTTTCTACCAAGAGTGTTTTGCTTTTTCTTAGtaaattttctctattttcagaTAGTTGAATGTAGGCGAGTACTAAAATGGACATATGCTTATGGATATTATCTAccggagcatgaacatgccaaGAGACAGTTCTTTGAGTACTTGCAAGGTATGTCATTTTCTCAAGCTCGAAGAGAGGCAATGCATCATGTTGCTTTGTCCTAATTAATATCTGTTTCTGCAGGTGAAGCTGAGTCTGGGTTGGAACGGCTTCATCAATGTGCAGAAAAGGAGCTACAAGTCTACCTTCATGATGAGGACCCATCAAAAGATTTCAATGAGTTCCGCACAAAACTTGCTGGATTGACCAGGTTATGTTCGACTAAAGATATTATGCTATAGTTTTCTGATTGGATGAGTTGACTCGGGTTACAAGGATATAACTTTTCAGTTTATTGATTTATGGTCAATTTCAATGAAAACAGCGTGACTCGAAACTACTTTGAAAATTTAGTTCGAGCTCTGGAGAATGGTCTGTCAGATGTGGATTCCCATGGTGCCTGCAGCAGGACAGTAAGCTCAAAGTGTTTGGGAGGTTCAAGTAAGGGAAGAGGTGGGAGGGGCAAGGCTACAACATCCAGGTCTAGTGGTTTGAGTAGAAACATTGACGATTTAGGCCACTGGTCCTGTGAACATTGCACCTTTGCAAATGGCAGGTCGGCCAGTGTGTGCCAGATGTGTCAACAGCGCCGGTAATTTGTGTTTCCTATGCAAGTTGGCCTAATCGGTTGTGGAAGCCTTGGTTTTGCCTCTTTGGCTGGCAGATTGCAGCGGAGAATTGGCCTGGCGGGTTGGGATTGCAAGTGCGAGGAGGATGCACAAAATAACAAGGGTGGGAGGAAGAGACTGTCTTGCTTGTTTATAGGAACATGAGCTGTATATAGTTCCTGTTGTTCTCCTAGCATTTACGTGGCTGTCTTGATTCATGCAAATGCAAATGCCCAGGATCTGTAATGTTCATGTGATTAATCAGTTGCTGATAAAATTGTAgcaaagtttgaatctttaaaAAAGTCGGGGGTGGTGATTGTAACTTGCAAGAGTGAACTAGTCCCCTGCTGCGCCTGCGCAAATTAATTAAGTTACGTACTATTTATCTACCTATTTTTCTCATCTTGAATGTTATCGAACGAAATCCCCTTTGGGTTTTCCTTTCGCTCCAATTTCCCTCTGAACTATTCTTTAATTTCCATTGTTTTCTTGTATCATTGTGCAAGTAAAATCCAAATATACGGCAATTTGGATTTCCGATCTGACTGAAGTTACATCCGGCGCTTGTTCTTATGATGCTCTAAAATATCGGCTTTGTTGTGACTGAATTAAGATTAACAGAGAATTTTGTATCAAACGGTATTTGACAAGATCAATTCTTCAGCAAGTTCACGTATCATAAGATGCAAAAGAGAGATGAATTGCAACCAAGTTACAAAAGTACAATATATCCCTAGCGTGGCCTAGGTGTTAGCTAGGTAGGGGCCTAGGGCTGCCTGCTTTCCCAACACAAGTCATCTCCAACCCCATACGTACAAATGCACCTGCCATGACAGACATCTAAGACTCAAAGCACCAATTTTCCGGTCGTCTTATTTCGTCACCTGACCCAAACCCAAGTTTGCACGAATGAATCCGCCCTAATCTGGTTACCGGCAAGCAACAAGGAATGCTGATACAACTTGAAGAAATGCGAGTCGAATTTTGCTGCCTGCAATGTGCGCGTGGTAATTATACACTCCTGGTTTTGTAGGCAGTATAACCCAACAGTAGTGGAATTGTTAGGCTATATCCTGGAAAATGGAGAATGGGATTCATCTCATATGCTTTGATGAGAGTCCTGCAATTCTGCAATCCAGAGACAAAAGAAACATAGAAACCAAAGTACAACATACATAAGTACAATATGCAAACTGattacaaagaaaacaaaagatgcATCTTGATTTATGCCCTCATACTCATTGCTTCAATATGGTTCCCAGGACGATAGAAGCAAGATAATTCAGTTTGGAGACCTCGCAACGTTTCAGAATGGTGGTTGCAAGGTTCCAAGCACTTCTCTTGCCTCCATTATCTTAAGAAGTCTGGCAAAGTATTCACATATTTACGACATATATTTTAAGCAGAAATGGGGGGCAGTGAAAGAAACCTTACCATAAAGTGCTTCCAACAAACTGCTAAGCAAAGAACCAAAAGTACATTTCGAATCCACCGGTTTCCAACATCAGAATTTGATCTCCTATTACCTGAGTAATCGTACCATAAAGATCTCTTTTCCTCTGGACCATAGTCATCTTCTTTCTTCCCTGTAACAGAGAGGAAATGTTCCCTAGAGATATGTTTTTCAGTAGCCAAAGCAGCAGTCAGGAAAAGAGCAGGAAAAACCACAAGAACGAGATGTGGAAGAACCACTACCATTACATCTGGAGATCCAACATACTCATGTTTTCCCTTCTGATTGAAAGATTTGACCACCCACCCCATATAGGTCATGTATCCTTTATCCTTGCTGTCCGTGAAAACTTGCCCAGTAAACCAGGGGAATAATATAAGGTAGAACAAGTATCCTAAAAAACCAAACCAGACTACGGGAAGCCTGCAGAGCTCCTGAAAAACCAATCCTACAGCATTCACGAAGCCCTTATTCTTGTAAGTGAAATGCCTAACTGAGAAAGTGAGGATAGCTTTTGGAATAAGGAGGATGGAGAGTATGAAATATACAGCACACCAGAGCATTGGGTAATACAAGGCATCCCATTGACAACCCATGACCATAAATTCCTTCCAGGTCCATGAAGTCATAGTAGTAAGGCCATTAACAGAAAACGGCCTCAGATCAGATAAAATTGATCTGCCCATGAAGTCTGTTGCTTCTATTTGCAACCAATATCTGCTTGGGACTGGATCCTCAAAGGCTCTATGATTCCATGGAGCAACATAAAGATCTCCCCTGGAGGTGTTATCCCCAATCATTTGCATGGGTGCCTCAAATACCAGATTGAGAAATCCAGGTCTTGAGTCATAGATCTTAGTCGTAACTGATGCAATTGGAGAAACAGAAAACACTAGAGCTCTAACTGTGCCATAAGATAAAGGGACCATATCATGACATTCATACTCGTGATGGGATGAAGATGTTGACATGAACCGTGAGTCCAGGGGAAAAGTTGGCAATATGATAGTCTTTTTGGTGCCTGACTTGTAGTCAATGTCAACATACGAAACATGGCCTCTATCAATGGCCAAAATTCTCATGGCTCTGCTCCTCCTCCAGTCACCCATCTCCCACTCCCAGAACTCTTTGGCGGCTGGGGCTTCAGTTGAACAGTTAACAGCACTATGAAAATAGGGCTGGTGTACATTAAGCTGGAAAAACCTGTGCAAGGATAAAAAGTGACGACTCAACTGATGGCGCCTCTTCAAGTTTCTGCCAAACCTAGAATGCAGATGCCCACATATATAAGCTGATATGGAATGATTGAGGAATATATCTTTTAGGCTCTTCCCGGAGTTTGAGGTCACTGAGAATGAAAGAGGAAAATGCCCAAAGGAAATCTTGCTTAATGGTTCTTGTGATCTAGAGTCCCACTGTGAGAGGTGTGTATCCAATTCTGCTAATAGTTGATCAGTTGGATGCCCAAAGAGATTAGTTGGACCTCGTAAACCAACAGACATTGTGGTATCGACTCCAACAAAGAGATGCTTCCGATCACCAGTCTGGATGGAAATAAAAGGCGTAAAGTTGATGAA from Pyrus communis chromosome 9, drPyrComm1.1, whole genome shotgun sequence harbors:
- the LOC137745202 gene encoding putative metallophosphoesterase At3g03305 translates to MGGGSSGILMMVFRVIMLCHCLPLCLNLDLNLNLYAVAVPTTEESEEEFQQQLRRAVDVKGSPDSIVWVVQLSDLHFSVHHPDRALDFKDFVGPALSFINPSLVFITGDLTDGKSKDLLTMKQNEDEWLEYHNVMEDVIKRSRLDKTLFFDLRGNHDNFGVPQLGGSFDFFSKYSISGQLGRRRNVNSVTLQTGDRKHLFVGVDTTMSVGLRGPTNLFGHPTDQLLAELDTHLSQWDSRSQEPLSKISFGHFPLSFSVTSNSGKSLKDIFLNHSISAYICGHLHSRFGRNLKRRHQLSRHFLSLHRFFQLNVHQPYFHSAVNCSTEAPAAKEFWEWEMGDWRRSRAMRILAIDRGHVSYVDIDYKSGTKKTIILPTFPLDSRFMSTSSSHHEYECHDMVPLSYGTVRALVFSVSPIASVTTKIYDSRPGFLNLVFEAPMQMIGDNTSRGDLYVAPWNHRAFEDPVPSRYWLQIEATDFMGRSILSDLRPFSVNGLTTMTSWTWKEFMVMGCQWDALYYPMLWCAVYFILSILLIPKAILTFSVRHFTYKNKGFVNAVGLVFQELCRLPVVWFGFLGYLFYLILFPWFTGQVFTDSKDKGYMTYMGWVVKSFNQKGKHEYVGSPDVMVVVLPHLVLVVFPALFLTAALATEKHISREHFLSVTGKKEDDYGPEEKRSLWYDYSGNRRSNSDVGNRWIRNVLLVLCLAVCWKHFMNCRTLIKAYEMNPILHFPGYSLTIPLLLGYTAYKTRSV